The following coding sequences lie in one Salvelinus fontinalis isolate EN_2023a chromosome 21, ASM2944872v1, whole genome shotgun sequence genomic window:
- the LOC129818103 gene encoding nucleoplasmin-like, with protein MNKLEKPLSTLWGCELRESKKEETFKTDDTNHQHQLALKTMCLGAGAKEEFNIVALITGEPDNGKGIPMATLHANGMPTVNLSGIDLHPPVTFQLRSGTGPVYICGEHVALEDDFSGMDSGDEEMEEEEEEDIESPVKPVKKATAKNANVAGKRKKPEEADEPASDDEKNPPKKGKGRGRGRGK; from the exons ATGAATAAACTGGAAAAGCCACTGTCTACACTGTGGG GCTGTGAACTCCGTGAGTCAAAGAAAGAGGAAACATTCAAAACAGATGACACAAACCACCAACATCAACTCGCACTGAAAACT ATGTGTCTGGGTGCAGGTGCCAAAGAAGAGTTCAACATCGTGGCGTTGATTACCGGAGAACCAGATAACGGCAAGGGCATACCCATGGCGACCCTGCACGCCAACGGCATGCCCACG GTCAATCTGTCCGGGATAGACCTGCACCCTCCTGTAACCTTCCAGCTGAGGAGTGGCACTGGACCGGTCTACATCTGTGGGGAACACGTGGCCT TGGAGGATGACTTCTCAGGAATGGATAGTGGTgacgaggagatggaggaggaggaggaggaagatattGAGTCTCCTGTGAAGCCTGTTAAGAAAGCAACTGCCAAGAATGCAAATGTTGCAGGCAAA AGAAAGAAGCCAGAGGAAGCAGATGA acctgcATCAGATGATGAGAAAAACCCTCCTAAAAAG GGAAagggtagaggaagaggcagGGGAAAGTGA